From the genome of Erinaceus europaeus chromosome 1, mEriEur2.1, whole genome shotgun sequence:
ttgccaccagggttattgctgggactcagtgactaCACAATGATACCACTGCTTCTAGtcttcatttcccccctttttttctttgacaaaggttgagaggcagagagaaatagaggagagagaaagtgggaaaagatacctggtgcactactccactactcatgaagcttccccatctgCAACTGGGGGCTGGGGAATTGAGCCTGGATCATTGTGTGTGTGCTGTAATGCTTGCACCAACATTCAGCCCCAGCAATGTGACTTTACACTAATGACTAAGCAGAAATATTATCACACTTATATCACAGTAAAGGTATTGAGAGAAAGATTAAGGAACTTTCTGGCCAAATAAATAGTAAACCATCTAGGAATTGAATCCAGTTTGTATAGTTCTACAGCTCACATTCTGTCACCTTCTCCTAGTGGAACATGAACATGGTTTAGCTTACATCATAAGCAAGGATATCTAGTCATCTCAGCTAAGTGGCTATGACTACAGTCTCAGCTTCACAGGGAAGAAAAATGGGTCTTAGTGAGTCAGAGGGGGTTAATTGAAAATCACAAGGCAATGGTAGTACCTCGCATTGAACTCATATTCACAGGATTCTAAAGTAACTAATCTTAACTACTCTACTACTCTGCATGTACATTGCTTCATAATCTAAAGAATGAAATTCCCTGTTAAGGGTAAAGATCTAAACCAGGCTTCCTGGGTAAACATGATGCAGAATAAACTTCCAATTTCATTTCACTTCAGATCTCTCAGATACTATCTGAAAATCCCAAGGGAATCACTTAATCCTAACTCCACCATTCACAAGGGACATTCCTCCTAAGAAAATGTCCTTTCTGGGACTGTATCCTTGATAACAACAGACTCCCTGCTTTCCATGATTTCTCCACAATACCTAGGGAATCTTGAGTCTTGTGTTTGCATTATTTGTGGGATGGTGGGAGATAAACTCCATAAGGATTCCAGCCAGGAAATGTGGGTAGAGGGAATTCATAGGTGGTTTACCCAATTGAGAACATCAGCTTCCCAGGCACTTTTCTTGCTCTAAAGCAATGCGGTCATTTCAGCACCATGGTCAGGGGCACACCATTGGCTTTCAGAACCTCAGTGCTCCATCCTGTTAGCCAAACAGGCGCACACTCCTGCCAAGATGGTCCtggagatcccagaagcagagggaACAGATGGGAGTCTGGAACCTTGCAAAGGGTCCTGGAGATGGTCAAGGTgcaagggaagctttacaagaccTGGAAGATCTGACTCCAGCCAATGCCCAAAGAAGTGACTAGGGACAAAAGGAAGAGCTTGAAACTGCTAAAGTTTGCTCCAATAACTTGTGTTATTGTGTTATTGTGTTATTGAGTGATTGATGGCCTTGGGAGAATAATTTTATTTCCAGGACTttgggactttatttatttatttatttttcctccagggttaatgctggagctcagtggctgcactatgaatccactgctcctgaaggccatttttcccattttgttgcccttgttgttacccttgttattgttattattattgctgtcattgctgtcatttttaTTGGCTAATACAGAGATAACTCgatagaggagggaaatacagacacctgcagacctgctttaccacttgtgaagtgaccccccccccactgcaagtggggagctggggattcaaactgggatccttactaggtccttgagcttcctgccatATGCatttaatcctctgtgctaccacaAGGCCCCTACCCTTAGTCTTTTGAAGGTGGTGAGAGGGGTGGGCTGCTAAAGTTAGCAAGTACACCTCTCCTTCAGTACCACCTGTAGATATTTACAAGGAGGTACTAATTACAGAGGCTATTAATGCAATTAAATTTTATCCAATACttattctactactactactagcgtttgcccttcttccgtagccagtcaacagcatcaggttgagcctgatgtaaagtttcaagacctcctttgaatctggagaggtggcagtcattgactatgtgggtcatagtctgtctgtagccgcaggggcagttcgggtgtctctggctccccagcgatggaacatagcggcgcactggccatggcctgttggatagcgattgaggagggcccaatcataacgtgctaggtcaaagccgggttgacgcttgcaggggtctatgcCACATTATCACTAAAATCTCTCCCCAGTTCCTCCTCCCATTCCCTTTCCccacagctccactgctccactgctccactgTCCCACTGTCCCCAATACCAGGTCCTAAAGAATCTTTTCCATctcttttggtgtgtgtgtgtgtgtgtgtgtgtgtgtgtgtgtgtgtgtgtgtttggctcCATGTACTTAGAAGCTTAGACACTTAGAAACCTACTGTGAGGATACTCAGagacttgtccaaggtcacacagccaggTAGAGTGACCTGCaggaggcagaaaggcagagagcatCTATGGAGTTGAatgtaccccccacccccagccctgctggCCTTTGTGCCAGCCCAGACATTAGCATTCCAATGGCCTTTGGATGCTTTGTTCTCCCAGTGgctgactggggggtggggtaggatgGGGGCTTGGCACCATAAATCTACctgcttgtgtgtgtatgtgtacacagagtAGGAGGGTGTGAGGTAGAGTGGGGGGTTATGGAGTGGGGTGCAAGATTCATGTGCTGTTTTCCTGGAATCCATGCTAAGGCtcagacaaagacagaaaggaggagtagGGGGAACCCAACTGTCCTTTCTGCCCCTACTTGGGACCCTGTCTTAGTTTCCAGGGAGCTGTGGAAAAGAGATGTGAGCATTCACCTCAGACCTCAGGTGGCTTCACAGTGCAGGTGTGGATATAGTGAGCAGAAACAGACTTCAAGTTCAGACAGGGAGTAGCCTGACTTACTCAAAAAGCTTCTGAATGCACAATGTCCTGTAGGGGAGGGGATATGTGACTGCAGCTACATACCATGTAACTACACCATCAGTCACACGGCAAACAAACACCAACTGACTGTGCGTGCCACTTACAGAATATGTCTGGTTCCCCCTTTTGTTAGCACTGCACCCTCATCATTTCAGACCatctttttaagacagagacacagagacaaggagagagaaacaagacacCACAGATGAAGCTTCATCCAATGTGGTGGGTGGctgaacctgaacctgggtcttgtgtatggcaaagcaggtgctctgTCCAGCTGAGTGGCTttgctttctccttccccttcttgaGGGGAAGCTATTTTTAAGACTTCACTGATGAGATTTGGATCTCATCCTGGGCACAGGAACACTCAGCTTTGTAGTGATCCACCAACTACGAACCTTCCCCCACTTACCCCTAAACTGGCAAGCAGAGCTGGCAGCAGCCTCACAGTCAAATCTATCTTTGATTTAAGGTGATAATCCAACAGCCAGTCTTGtcaaactttttcttttccttccttccttccttccttccttccttccttccttccttccttccttcttccgtCTCCtttcctacctcctcctcctcttcctccttcttgttcttcttttagTCTGAGTGACCAATGGTTTCTGAGCACCTTCCAAAGTCTccagggggtggggaagaaggaaagaggccGGGCAATGGGTGTAACCACCTAGAACACTGTTCTAACAGACACATCTCCAGCTTCAAGAGATAATTTGTGCCAAATATGTCCCCCACTTACTGCTTCCTACTGTTCTCAGGAGGAAAGATCTTTCCATGTAAGGAATTCTCCAGATCTTTAGTCCTGACCCCAAATGCCACCTTCACCAGCAGggttccatgtcctatcccagCCCATGCTCCATGCTCCACTCTGTGATTCAAGCATCTCTTCACCAATAGTTTTTGACTCTGTGAGTTTGTCTATATAATTCCTACTGACatgaaaggacagaaatggacCTTGCTGATTTTTAAGTCTGCCTCCCCCTGCCACACACAAGATTGGTTTGTGCAACTCTGAGCAGCTGACACCTGTCCCCTCCCTGTGGTGTCCCAGGTGGAAAGTTGGCTGCTGCAGAGGTCACCAATAACCCATTAATCTCTCCCTCCAAGATTAAGGCCATGAAGTAAAAAGACTCTTTGTTCATAAGTTTGTTTGCTATATTCCCCCCTTCTCACCCCCAAATGTGACCCCTGATAACTGAGACAGATCTCTTCTCAGCTACTTTTAGGGATCTGAATTTAGAATAAAGTTCTTTTGAATCAGGCTAAGTATTAGAGAAACAAACTTAACAGACATTAGCCCCAGTGTAGCAGTCACCTTGGCTCACTAGGGAGTTAAAAAGTGGCCCACCCACCCACAGCTTTGTGTCTAGTACACAGGAAGTGGGGCTGATGTCTCTGTCTAGTACACAGGAAGTGGGGCTGATCACTTCTCCCCCCAGGGCCACTTCAAAGAGATCTCTAGGACTCAACCCACAGAGTAGGGCTGTGCCTTCTAGTGTCCCCAGTGCCTGGAATGCAGATCTTCTATCTGGAGATCTGGGGAAAGCCAGAAGATCTGTGTGGCTACttcagcagagctctggggaggctcCAAGTCCTTCTGTGCAGCACTTACTCTACCTcaggagggacagacagaaaacAAGGCTGGCGGCTGGAGACCTTACATGTTTTCAGTCAGgttgcctggtgtgtgtgtggagggggagtgagagtgtgtgtggaaGGTGTGGGGGGTGagagggtgagtgtgtgtgtgtgtgtgtgtgtgtgtgtgtgggtgagtgtgtgtgtgggggggtgagtgtgggggggggcaggtgtcaGTGAGTCCAGTTGCCCCCTCCATTTTCACAGCCCCATAACTGGATGTTGAAATGCCATCAGAAAATACTTTCAAACACTTCAAGAAAAATTTCTGGATGCTCAGTTCATCAGCAACATTTGCCCTCATAGCGCAACATTCGCCCTCATAGCGCAACATTCTGCAGAGCACCAGTCTTTTAATCCACGctgacccccgccccccccccccgcccccaagccTCACATACTCTTTGGACAGAGGCACACGGTCCCTGCTTTTTACTGGCATTCGATCCCACACGGTCTAATTACATTGTTCTGACTTTTCGAAGGTtcctcactttttaaatttattgattcaAAAAATTTCATTGAAGAGACCCTAAATAATATTATGTACAAAATATAAACCTTTTCCCGCGGCGACatctcatcaataaatacaaaaatgtaAATCGGAGGGAGGAGTATAATTTACCGTATCGAAATTCATTCCAAGAGATATCTTATAATTtacaaattgattttttaaataacaaaaaaagacgCGGGCGCTTCAGCAAGCAGAGAGGTGGCGCGGGTGCTGAGCTAGTACAGTCCCCGGGAGCGCAAGGGCTCCAGAAAGTGCAGGAGAAGAAGGCTCTGGCTTCGCGGACTCAGGCCCAGTGGAGCGGCCAGAAGCCGGGGCTTGGAAGGAAGCAGAGGAGACGCTCCGAAGCCTCTGAGAAGAGGTGCAAAGGAGAAAGGAGGCACGGACCTCTGAGACTTCTGAGACCAAACAGCGGATGCGATCACCTACTCGGAGAGGTGAGGCGGGCAGACTGGAGAAAGGCGCTGAGCAACTGTGTGTCGCCACTCTGGGCTTCTTGGCTCAAGATTTGAGGGGGACTGCGGGGAGGGGATCAAAGGCCCCAGCAGCCTGCAAAGGCCCGGGGCGTGGGGCGCGGCGAGGGGGGCACAGTGGTCAGTCTGAAGCCAGCCCAAGCTGGAGGTTTGAGGTCCCAGGACCGCTCCCCTCGACGGCCTCCGCTTCTTCCCCCTCCACTTGCAGCCTCCTCACAGGAAGTCCGAGCCGGCCAGGGTGCCGGGGTGCAGGCAGGTTGGGGAGGCGGGCGCCAGCAGCCCGGGGCCCTCTTCCAGAGAGGCGGGAGGGCTCAGGCTGCCAGCGAGGGAGACCGGGGAGTAGAGGGAGCCCCAGTCCCCCGGGGAGCCCGTGTCCGGGCTGCCCAGCTCTGTGCAGGGCGGCGCAGGCCCATAGAGGCTGTGGTCTGCGAGCCGCAGAGTTTGCGTGAGCGCCCAGATGTAGTTGTGGGCGAAGCGCAGCGTCTCGATCTTGGTGAGCTTGGCGTCGTCTGGGAAGGTGGGCAGCACCCCGCGCAGGGCGTCCAGAGCCGAGTTGAGGTTGTGCATGCGGTTGCGCTCCCGGTCGTTGGCCTTCTTGCGGCGGCTGCGTCTCTGTTTGCTCAGTGCCAGTTCGCTCTTGGGCCGGCTGCGCCCGGCGCGGCGGGAGCGGGACCTCCGGGCAGCCCCCCGGCAGGCGCCCCCCTCCGAGTCGGCACAGCGGCCTGGGCTGGGCGCAGAGGGAGCCATGCAGGCCGTTTCGTCGTCCAAGGTGCCCGGGAAAGGCTGCACCTTCTCGAGGGTGATTTCCACAGCCCGAGGCCCCGAGGGGTGAGGTGCCATCCTGCGGCGGGGTAAGAGGCACAGAAGGGTGCGGTGAGTCCCCCGGGCTGGGACTCTCGGTCCCTGGGCCGGGGAAGAGACACCACCTACCGGGTCAGAAGAGCCCCGTCCGGGTCCGCCAGAGGCTAGGCAGTTGGAGGTTACCTTGTTCCCGGACGCAGGCAGCGGAGAGGGGAGCTCGGCGCAGGGGAGTCGACCTTTCCAGCTGCGGGCCCGCAGTCGTgcgaggagagagaagaaggaagctcAGAGCCAGGCCCGCGCCCcgctgcgctctctctctctcccttttctcccccccttaatctctctccctctctccttttctctttctccctgtcttccttccctctctctgtctctcgccctctctgtgtctctcaatctctctgtctctgtctctctctcctcgctctctctccctctctgcaggcGGGCGGCGCAAGCTGGCTGCCCTGAGTGCGGGCGTGTGCCCTGGGCACGCTTTATCTGCTGCGCGCGGGCCCGGAGCGTGCCGGCCCTGAGGCTGCAGGCGCCGTGGGCCAATCAGCTCGGGAGGGGACCCAGCCACGCGAGCCCGCTCCTCCCCCGCGGGGCACAGCTGGATGCCGGACAAAGGGCCTCGGCGGGGAGGGGAGCGGCTCTCTGTTTGCCTTCCGCGGGTCCCAGCAACTCTCAGTTCCTCAAAGAACCTCGCCCAGTGAGGAAAGCCTGTAGCGCCTGGCAGCCCCAGACCGATgtgctcgtttttttttttttccctccctttccttggCATCTGGCCAGACTCTCCCCCTAAGTACCTCAAAGATACTTTGAGGAACCGGGGAGGTCAGGTTCCCTGTGTTTGGCAATGGACTCACAGAGAAAGGGAGCTTGAAAGAGTTCCTGGAGCGAGATTAGGGTCCTATTACTGTCCCTTTCGTAGGTCAGCCTAGAGGACAGATAACCAGATGCTTCACTGGTGCTCTCCATTCTGAGACGAGGTCCGAGCTACCACAGAGATCCTGTAGTTGTCCCTGTCACCTTGTACTGAGATGGTGGCACTTAGGACCCTTCTCCCACACCAGAAACCTAAAACATTTATGATGGTGTCCACGCAGAAGCAGGTGGTGGAAGTGGGACCTCCTCATTTCCACCCCTGCACCTGACACCACTTCCACTTGTGGACAGTGCTCTAGCATTTGGACCAGACTAATGGGGGTAGACAAACCTGGGTATTGAAGTGGTCAGGTGGGAAGGGGTCAGCTATGGTGGTGCTGTGAGAAGCAGATCAGCTCGCAAGTTTTAGCTGGCCTGTCCACCTCAGGTGGGCAGAGGCTGCCAGTGGCTTCCATACCCAGCCTCCTGCTCTATATTAAACAGGAGCCTGCTGGAGAACGCAGGGCAGAGACCATCACCCATGATTCTTTGTTTGCCTCTGTGAGCACTATCTGGAAACCTTTCCAAAGTGAGTCTGAACACATTATTCCTCCTTTCCAGGCCTTCACTTTTGTCCCCTCTTAGGGCACCTCGAGGTTTTCTGCTTTTCTCACTTTGAGTGAGAAGTCATGGCTTCCACTCCACTTTCCTTGGCTGAGATTTGCCtggaggaggaaactgaggctgggaAGACAGGACCTCCAAGCTTGGGttaagtttcttttatttatttacttatttttccagagcaccacttagctttggcatatggtggtgttggggactttggagccttatgcatgagagtctttttgtgtaaccactatgcATCTCCCCATCTCTGAGTCAAATTTCTATAGACAGTGAGTGAAGCTTTCACTTTCTGGCAGGCCCAAGTACCCTGAACATCCCCAAAGCTGTGGGAAAGGGACAGAATAAGTCTGGGAAACCAAGTGATGGGGTGAGGGGACAAGGTAAGGCTGGGTATTGACCTTAGTGACAGCCTCTAGTCACTCACTGCCCAGGCTGTTTGGAGGACCACACTATtccaaaagcagagagggcatGTTGCTCAAGAGTCTCGGAAAGGGGCCTCTGGGATTGTGTCTGTGTAGGGTGCTCTTCTCTCACTGCAGCTGGCAAGATACTAGCTACTTCTTTGGCTGCTGGAAACTGAGGCTGGGTCAGGATCGCTCGGGACCAAAAGTGGAATCCTGCAAACTCTTGGATTTCACatgtctttcctatttatttatttatttattttgctccaCATTGTCTTCTGGTTCtaagaatgagaaacagagaccCCTTGTACAGATGGAACAGTCAAGACCCAGAAAGAGGAGTGGCTCATTCAGGCTCACCCAGCACATTTGGTCAGAACCATAGAACTCAGATCCTAAGTCTCCCAGTTCTAGATTCTTTCATACTTAAGTTGTTTTTTCTTGATTGCTGGAAACTACATTTTTCAAGGCAGTATCAGAGACCCCCAAATTAAAGTCCTGCCTCTGGAGGAATGGCTGGGTCAAAGTAGAAAAGGGTAATGACTCCACCTCCCAGAGCCAAGAAAACCATAGCCTACCTCTGCTGCAGCTCTCCAAGCTCCTGTGCCATATACCGGCCACGTTTGAGTCCTCCCCTTGCAAAATAGAAACCAAGAGAAGAAAACTCAAACATGTTTCCCTAGTGCTGTAGTGCCCAACAGATGGGTAGAGTCCATGAGAGCAAAAAGCACCCCTCTCATTGTCTGGAGTCCCAAAGAGCAAGCCACAGGCAAGATTCTCATCTGGCAGTGTCCCTCAAAAAGCAAGGGAGGGACCTGGTTAGGCTCAGCTTGTTTCAAGTGGCTGATGGGTGCTGGCAAGAAAGTCAGAACTCTCTGCACCAGGGAAGATTCTAGGGATTGTTGGGGGACCTTCATAACTGGGGGAGAATTCTAGGAGGCACTAGGACTTCATATCCAACTTTCCCAGGCTCCCTTGGCCCAGGGCCCTCCAGGGCTCAGGGGCTTTTGCCATACCTGCTTTGCGTAAAAGGCAGTCAGAGTGAAGAGCGCACAGCAGCGGGGGCAGCGGTTTCCCGGCAGCACTCAAGGACCCTCCACAGTCCTCCTTCTGGCGGGGATGCTAGGACCCAGGGGTCAGAGAGTCTTGGATGATTGGAGATTGAATAGCTAAGCTCTCTCCTTACTCTTTAGAGAACGCACAGACTCCTCTCCAAAATGAATTTCTGTGCTTTTGGCACCAGAGGCGCAGGCAGTGACACTCAGTGCGCATTGGTGGTGCTTGTGAACCAGTGCTCCCAGTGAGAAGCAGCCCTGGTTCCGGAAGACTCCAGCCAGCTACCACCTCTCAGGCCTCCCAAACCCCAGTGCCCCTTAACCTTCTGACACCCAGGCTTGCCCAGAGGCTGAGGCGCTCCGGGAGAGAGGCACCAGCCTGACGCCTGAAGACTGTggacagattggaaaagaagggaGGCAGGGGTCCACCCTGCGGCTTTCCCTTGGACTGGGGAGTCTCCGCAGTGCCTGGGGGCCCTTTGAGAAATGAGCAGGAAGGAGGGGGGGCATGGGAAGCTGAATAGCTAGTGGTTTGCCAGAGGAGGgggtttctttctctcatagGCGCCTCAGCactgaaagaggggaagacaaaaatctGGCGAGCGAGCTTCCCGGGTAGAGACTGGCCACTTCAAACAGCCCTTCAAACAAAAGGAGACGACGAAAAGAAAGCCCCACCTGTCTCCAGTGtttgctaaaataataataaatagatttcGTTTAATAAATAATTACAAGAGATTGTGAAGTGGAGTGCTTTGGAAACCATGTACTGCAGGAGTCTTGCAGCCAGCCGTCACCTGCTCCCTAGGCGGACAACATTATTGTTAAACCACCCCCCAACTAGTTTGCCTCTGATAAACTCTCCCTCATTTCCACAATGACTGTTTACTCATAGTTAGCACAATATTACCTTTGCTGTGATAAACCCAGAAAGGGGGagacctggcccctggcccctgggCACACCTGTCCCAGAAGCTGACACATGGATTTGGCACAGAGCAGGCCTCCCCCCCGGGGGCCCTGCCCCCGTGTACATTGGCCCAATTGCCACCGATTTATAACAGGTTGACTGCAAGGCCTATCTCAACCCTATTTGTCTTCTTTTATTGAAAACATATGGTCTCCAGGGGCTCACCAGCCCCATATTTCATCTGCTGGGAGCTGGGGCGCTTCTGCAGGCTGGTGCTGCCCGCACAGCTCCCCACCCAGCGGCTGCTGCAGCCAGCTGAGGGTATGgcgcaggtggggtgggggagagataaggcAGGTTTCTCATTCACTTTTGGAGAGAAATGGTTCCCCCAGAGCCTCCTCCTCCCCGGGGTTCAGGGACTTCATGCGCCCTTGAATGGTCGGCTGGTTGTTTTTTCTTGGGTATGTGAGAGGGCACCATATGCCACCCCCGGGGGGCGCAAGAGGGAGTTCCCGCGCAGGGAGTCCtcagacaaagagaggagagggccTCGGACCTCAGAGCACCCGAGGTCTTTATTTCTAGAACTCCCCTCCCTGATGAGGACCGCCTCCCTCCACGCGTCCCTTGTCCCTTGCTCCTGCACTGCGCCAGGAAACAAAGTGTCCACATTATCTCCCTGCGGTCTGAGCCAGTGAATGCGTGAAAAGGTGCATTGCGCACCAAAGACACCTGTTGGAGCGGCGCCTCTTCTCAGCGCCTCTTGCGCTACTCTAGGtcagggtgggaggagggagagatactgTGATTTGTGGTGACATATGTTGAGCAGATCGGTGTGTACTCTTCACAGAGACACATGCACCCTCACTCCCATACACACCCCGCGAGAAGGAGCAGCTGCTCTTCTCACCTTTCTCCCCACATAATACCTGGGCCAGGCGCTTTGGCGTTTCCTTTTGAGACACaaactctcccccaccctttcaGCTTCCGCCCCCCATCCTGCTGCCCTAATCTTGGCAGCTTCGCCAAGTAGGCGAAGAGGACTTTATTGTCAAATTTAACAGATGCACATTTGTTCCCAGTGCGGCCCCAAACACACACGCATATAGCACACACAGACATCCACAGAAAACGCCATTGATGACACAGATGCAGGGCGCAAGGTGTCCATATGCCATGGCTGGGGCCAGGAAAACAAACAGTACTGGGAGCTTTTTCCCATGCTAGAAAGGAGTAAATGGAAGTTGCTGGCACCAGCAAGGCCATTGCTTGGCTCCTCCAGCTTAACTCCTACTTGCCCGGGGTGTGATGGCTCAGGGCACAACACTGGGAACCCCAAAAGCGCATGGGGGAGCTGCAGAGCGCAGACCCGGAAAAGGGACTGGAAAGGAGCTGAGAGGGATTTCAGGAGATGCCTGAATTCTGCCTCTGAATTCTGGTGAAGGCGACTTGGTCCTCTCAACTTGAGGAGTGGGGATTAGCCAGAGGTGGTTCAGGAGGAGGCTgcacccctgcagctgggggacgTCTGCCTCACTTTCCCTGTGGTGCAGCTACTTGGTGGCTCCTCAGCTGCAAGTTTCCAAGCTGACCTGGGCTAGCAGCTTGGGCTAGCACGAAGAAAGCCAAGTTTTCTTCCTGCCTCCACAAGCAAATGGGTTTACCCAGACCTCAGCTTCCCACttattattaaagaaaaacaacTCGGGAGGAAACACTTGGTAATTTTTGTTCAAGTCTTACAAATTTGGCATCTTGGATGCCAAGAGTCTTAGGTTGTGGTTGTGAGTGGAGAAACCTAGGGAGAGTAtcacacccctacacacacacacacacacacacacacacacacacacacacacacacacacccaacagtCACACTCTAGTTTCCTGTGAGTGGGTCCTTCTCCAATAGTTGATAGTCGTGTATggtggtgttgtgtgtgtgttttttgggggtggtggtggtgggcacTGGTTGAATGGTTTAggaaatctctctctgtctctctctctgtctctgcctctctgtgtctctgtctctctctctctctcctcactgtcTTTCAACCTGTGAGGCACAGACAACCTTTGGGTCTCTGTACAATTAGTGACTGCTCAGGTAGACTTGCTGGCACCAGGCTTTC
Proteins encoded in this window:
- the NEUROG3 gene encoding neurogenin-3; the protein is MAPHPSGPRAVEITLEKVQPFPGTLDDETACMAPSAPSPGRCADSEGGACRGAARRSRSRRAGRSRPKSELALSKQRRSRRKKANDRERNRMHNLNSALDALRGVLPTFPDDAKLTKIETLRFAHNYIWALTQTLRLADHSLYGPAPPCTELGSPDTGSPGDWGSLYSPVSLAGSLSPPASLEEGPGLLAPASPTCLHPGTLAGSDFL